The Triticum urartu cultivar G1812 chromosome 6, Tu2.1, whole genome shotgun sequence genome includes the window AGTGATACACCAGTAAAAAAAAGTCTACCACATGCCGATAGCTGGATGTTTTTTTTTGCGATCGATTCGTAGTATATCCCTCATTTGTTGTATTATGTCTTTGTATCAAATAAATAGATCCAAGAATTCCTAGGCTATGTTAGATCAACGTGAAACTTGTAGCTATTGTCTCTAACTATAAGAATGGGTGTGgtttatatactccctccgttccaaattaatTGACTTGAATTTGTCTAAAAACGGATGTATCTCTACTTATTTAATGtgtagatacatccgtatctagataAATATGGGTCAAGTAATTTGGAACTGAAGGAGTAGTAGTCTAGAACAAGTGGATAGCCGTCTATATGTGCTTTGTGTAGTTTGCCTCTATTTAATTGTTTGCCGTCATGAATAAATGAATATGGTGAGATGTTGGCCATATGAGCAAACACCTAATAATTTAAAAATAATAGAATGTTCATATTTTTCATTAATATCGAAGTTTGTAAAAGCTTTATTTTCTTAAATCAATATGGGAAATTCAATAATTCTTGAATGAAAAATAACACATGTGAACTTGAGTGCATCGTCTAAAATAGAAGTTATATAAAACTTTTGAACGCCTAATCTAGGATGGTTATGACTTTTTATTACTATTGGTTAATACAAATCAACTTGTGGATTATTTTCCAACTCTTTAAGAAGTATGGACTGTTACCACTGATACAACTTTTGGGATTATTTACTCCTAACCGCAAATTAGAATTCTACCAATGCATTTTTTTTCTGGCACGTGCTTACTTTTTTTTTTGAGATAATGGCACGTGCTTAGGTAGTTTTTTTTAAACGCGTGTCTGTGTACGGAAAACAAAGAAATAAACGAAAGGAAAAGAAAGCGTTGAAGGTACCCGTACGTACAGGATCGCCCCTCCGTCgaacccctcaaaaaaaaaaaaaaaccctAAGGTGCCATCGAGAGAGGAAAGAGGGGATCGGGAGTCAGTTATCCAAGCAGCTCCCCAATCCAAGCAGCAACTCCTCCTTCCCGAGCTACAACCGGCAATCGAAGCAATCAGAAACAGGCCCTGTTTCAAATTCTGTCTCCGAGTTTCCATCGGTGGCGGGAACCTAGACATCAGTTTTCCGAAGACTGGCCAGCAGCGCGGCAATGGCGAGGACCAGTCGCCGGCGAGAGGCTGCCAAATTGATGGCCAAACCATCGGTCAAGGCCAAATCCTCCCTCGACAAGCTGGTGAGTTGGCCCTACAAAATCCCTTTTCTTATAATAACAACATTACACGCAAAAAATACTATTTCTCACAGCAAAGAATAGTAAAAACTAGGAACCATGATCAGATTTGCGCCCTTCTGTGGGAAAGTATAATAAATTGTCATCAACAGATCTACGAGGGGGTGTCCTTAGCAAACCAGGGGTCAAATTTCAGTCTTTCACACAGCATTCGAATTGCATCTTTTCAGTCTATAGAAAAAAGTTTTTGGTACATTTTTGTTAACAGATTTGCGTTATCTTAGCTAAATCAAAGCTGCGTCTTTGCGACAGCAGACAAATTGCATCTCTGATATTGCGTATTTTTCTGTAATGTGATACCAACTCTGATTTGTTCCAATGCCAAATGCAGAAAGCTAATGAACGTGATAGGATCAGCAAGTTGCCCAATGACATACTGGTCAACATTCTTGACCGTCTCGATTTCCATGACGTTACAAGAACCAGTGTCCTCTCCAGATGTTGGAGTCAGCTTCCTGCCAATCTCTCACTGCTTAAAATAAGTGCTCGTGATTTTCTGTCCCCACAAACTAGAATATCTGATGATGAATTGGATGGAAAATTTCTTCGGATCAATGCATTGCTTAGGATCAATGCAGTAAATGCAGCCAATGCAGCTGTGGTCAAAGCGACAAAGAGCATGCTGGCACACAGGGATCCAGGTGGATGCACCATCCGCCTCTTGAGCACGACATTCTACTTGAGAGGTGATACCCCCATATCCGTTGGGCATACTGTTGGCAATGCCATTGTGACACTCAAGGTCGAGAAAGCCGAATTCACAGTTTTGACACAGCAGAAAGGATGCGGGTGTAGTATTGATGAGATGGTGAAGTTTGGGACACGGTTTGTGTCATTTTTTAATGAATGCCACAATGCATTTGCTGGTCTCACACGCCTCTACCTGGAGAATTTGAGATTCCGTGAATCCAACTTTGTCTCTAACATCCTTGTCACTTGCAAGCAATTATATTATTTAGGTTTTTACAATTGTGACACAGAGGATTCGGTAACGCTCCGAGTTGAACACGCACAGCTCAGTGAGCTTAGTATTGTTGATTGCCGTTTTGACATGGTCGAACTCACCTGGGTTCCGAAACTCACCTGGCTGGCGTTTTTGTTTTGGTTATATCACGCAGAACTACCACTGTCACTGGGCTATGTCCCATTGCTCAGGGTTCTGAGACTTTCAAATGCTGCTCGTAGTTTCCACAAAAATGTCAAGTTGAGTACGTTTCTCCATGAGACCTCTGTTCGAGACCTGACGTTGGGGTTTAAATGCGAAAAGGTAAGTTGTGGGTTGATTGCTTTGTTCTGGCTTCACTTGTTCCCTATTCATCCTATCACTTGCTTATTGTTGCAGGTTTGGGTTCAACCAGAGTGTTTGACCAGAAGGCAGGCATATGTGTTCCAGCAACTAAGGATTCTCAATCTAGTTAAAATTCCTGAAGGGTATGATCTCACCTGGACAATGTTCTTCTTGGAAGCGGCGCCGTCCCTGGAGGAGCTCTACATGAAGGTATGTTCTTAGCTAATAAATCTTGTTCTATTCTTACTTTTTTTTTGAGGAGTTGTTTTACCATGTGGCTGTATGTTCTCTCCTCCAGTCTTTTGTTTGAGGGGTTGCTCTATTATGTCGGTTGCATGATTGCACACACATGTGCTGTCATTTGGAGTGCAAAATTAACCTGTTTCATTTACCTTTGTCCTATGGGTGCAGGTATGGGACCATCCATGTGAAATGGAAATGGATCAGGACATTAGCGAGAACAAGGGCGTTGAGTGGGAATCACATACATCAAATTTCAAGCACCACTGTCTGGCCAAGTTCATCCTCGTCGGCTTTCAAGCTAAAGACTACATGGTGACTCATGTCAGGCGTGTCCTGAAAGCAGCGGTGAATCTACAGGATGTGTACCTGTATGATAGACTGGCATGTGCCAAGTGTCACAAGAAAGTAGAGAATATGCTCAAGTTTGATGCACTGGTACGTGGTATGTGCCCAGGCGTGAATCTGCCAATAAAGTTCCCGTATACAAATGAGGACCGGCGTTCAGTGCAGAAGCGAATGCCCCGGGGCATTGGGTCACTTGCCAAAATCCACTTCATGGCATCTAAGGAAACAAGGGCTGAACATGGTCCAAGGATAGATGGATACTCTATGGGTGCCATAGAAGATGACTGGATGTTGTCGAGGCTAGGACAACGTATTTAATACTAGTCGGTTGGAGGTGCCAGCTTTTCTTGTTTGCTCTTCTTTTGTGCTTGCAACGCTTGTGTAAACTAAATTCAGTTGAAGTAATTTGTAGCTGAATTGAAGAAGTCGATACAACCAGTTAAAATTTGAGACCAAGTGTGTAGGGTTATATTGATCTATGATGGTGGTGAGTGTGCATCAGTTGATATATATGGTTCCCTTTGTCAACCGTATAATTGCTGCAGCACGTAACTGGGGTTCCATTTGACTGAATTCTTCCCATaaaagttttgacaaggaacaTAGCTAGCATTTTCTTTTTGTCATGGCAAGCAAACTGCACGTCCGCGAGA containing:
- the LOC125517079 gene encoding uncharacterized protein LOC125517079, with the translated sequence MARTSRRREAAKLMAKPSVKAKSSLDKLKANERDRISKLPNDILVNILDRLDFHDVTRTSVLSRCWSQLPANLSLLKISARDFLSPQTRISDDELDGKFLRINALLRINAVNAANAAVVKATKSMLAHRDPGGCTIRLLSTTFYLRGDTPISVGHTVGNAIVTLKVEKAEFTVLTQQKGCGCSIDEMVKFGTRFVSFFNECHNAFAGLTRLYLENLRFRESNFVSNILVTCKQLYYLGFYNCDTEDSVTLRVEHAQLSELSIVDCRFDMVELTWVPKLTWLAFLFWLYHAELPLSLGYVPLLRVLRLSNAARSFHKNVKLSTFLHETSVRDLTLGFKCEKVWVQPECLTRRQAYVFQQLRILNLVKIPEGYDLTWTMFFLEAAPSLEELYMKVWDHPCEMEMDQDISENKGVEWESHTSNFKHHCLAKFILVGFQAKDYMVTHVRRVLKAAVNLQDVYLYDRLACAKCHKKVENMLKFDALVRGMCPGVNLPIKFPYTNEDRRSVQKRMPRGIGSLAKIHFMASKETRAEHGPRIDGYSMGAIEDDWMLSRLGQRI